A single Cellulomonas sp. SLBN-39 DNA region contains:
- a CDS encoding PQQ-binding-like beta-propeller repeat protein, translated as MGAKQRHEVELDEGPDDEGGDDPFDDEPDDDAPGGRGVPGHGAPQAGRARRWTSRRRLLGGVGAVAVVGLLLVGAQLVVDSGERARLAALAGLPGVVHDLAAPPRLTPDDLRDAGEPVVEQELVADDGTGPRVVLRASQDVVRLDGDDPDGSPGWTVVLWAAGDPPAEDTDGWVPFQPSCVPTPDDASIVTCLIGDGAVSLDGDGTDVPQTWARLLAVDVVDGATRYERDLDLPAPARLQGAGGVLVGGTRVPDGDDGDPVDVVTAFDAATGAERWVARVPVPDVLDGYVGQAELAVTPDVVAVRGTAEVTVLSTADGTVLRGPDGARLDGVLASPGRPDDAELLVLGTGTGASARTTLWSPDGEVVVGGQAVVPSVDDGSADGLVLTTQDGDLHGWERDGTPRWRAPGVDGESGMVVDGRVVVMVGTTLRCVDGDSGRVLWEVPVDEGMLLSLTDGRRVVLQQAGWVSSQVDGATATELVAVDLADGDEAWRTTLAGVGWVDVVGGRLLAFADDGAVLTFGADGRPVR; from the coding sequence GTGGGGGCGAAGCAGCGGCACGAGGTCGAGCTCGACGAGGGCCCGGACGACGAGGGCGGCGACGACCCGTTCGACGACGAGCCCGACGACGACGCCCCGGGAGGGCGGGGGGTGCCGGGGCACGGTGCTCCGCAGGCGGGTCGTGCGCGGCGGTGGACCTCCCGGCGCCGGCTGCTCGGGGGTGTGGGGGCCGTCGCGGTGGTCGGGCTGCTGCTGGTCGGCGCGCAGCTCGTCGTCGACTCCGGTGAGCGTGCCCGCCTCGCGGCGCTCGCCGGCCTGCCGGGTGTGGTCCACGACCTCGCCGCACCGCCGCGTCTCACGCCGGACGACCTGCGCGACGCCGGCGAGCCTGTCGTCGAGCAGGAGCTGGTCGCGGACGACGGGACCGGGCCGCGGGTCGTCCTCCGCGCGTCGCAGGACGTCGTGCGCCTCGACGGCGACGACCCCGACGGCTCGCCCGGGTGGACCGTCGTCCTGTGGGCGGCGGGCGATCCACCCGCGGAGGACACCGACGGGTGGGTGCCGTTCCAGCCGTCGTGCGTGCCGACACCTGACGACGCCTCGATCGTCACGTGCCTGATCGGTGACGGTGCGGTGTCCCTGGACGGCGACGGGACCGACGTTCCGCAGACCTGGGCCCGCCTCCTGGCTGTCGATGTCGTCGACGGGGCGACCCGGTACGAGCGTGACCTCGACCTGCCGGCGCCGGCCCGGCTGCAGGGTGCGGGCGGCGTGCTCGTCGGCGGCACCCGGGTCCCCGACGGGGACGACGGCGACCCGGTCGACGTGGTCACGGCCTTCGACGCCGCGACGGGCGCCGAGCGGTGGGTCGCGCGGGTGCCGGTCCCCGACGTGCTCGACGGGTACGTCGGCCAGGCCGAGCTGGCGGTCACCCCGGACGTGGTCGCGGTGCGCGGCACCGCCGAGGTGACGGTCCTGTCGACCGCGGACGGCACGGTCCTGCGCGGTCCCGACGGTGCCCGCCTCGACGGGGTGCTCGCGTCGCCGGGACGCCCCGACGACGCCGAGCTGCTCGTGCTCGGCACGGGGACCGGAGCCAGCGCGAGGACGACCCTCTGGTCGCCGGACGGCGAGGTCGTGGTCGGCGGTCAGGCCGTGGTGCCGAGCGTCGACGACGGCTCCGCGGACGGCCTCGTGCTCACCACGCAGGACGGGGACCTGCACGGGTGGGAGCGGGACGGTACCCCGCGCTGGCGGGCGCCCGGCGTCGACGGGGAGAGCGGCATGGTCGTGGACGGGCGGGTCGTGGTGATGGTCGGCACCACGCTGCGGTGCGTCGACGGGGACTCGGGGCGCGTGCTGTGGGAGGTCCCCGTCGACGAGGGCATGCTGCTCTCCCTGACGGACGGCCGCCGCGTCGTGCTGCAGCAGGCGGGCTGGGTGAGCAGCCAGGTCGACGGTGCGACGGCGA
- a CDS encoding GNAT family N-acetyltransferase: protein MQLTTPRLELGPFSPDDGAALHGYLGRADVVRFEPYGPLQRADCDAEATRRVTDPRFVAVRLPDGPLVGHLYAARIEPHAWRTWTVGYVFAPEHGGRGYATEALDALLDALVRDGARRLTARCDPRNDRSWRLLERVGMRREGHEREAASFTDDAHGDPVWHDAYLYAQLAHERPDAARAGR, encoded by the coding sequence GTGCAGCTGACCACGCCCCGGCTCGAGCTCGGCCCGTTCTCGCCCGACGACGGGGCCGCCCTGCACGGGTACCTCGGCCGGGCGGACGTCGTGCGGTTCGAGCCCTACGGGCCCCTGCAGCGCGCCGACTGCGACGCGGAGGCCACCCGTCGGGTGACCGACCCGCGGTTCGTGGCCGTGCGACTGCCCGACGGGCCGCTGGTGGGCCACCTGTACGCCGCGCGGATCGAGCCGCACGCGTGGCGGACGTGGACGGTCGGGTACGTCTTCGCCCCCGAGCACGGTGGCCGCGGGTACGCCACGGAGGCCCTCGACGCGCTGCTCGACGCCCTGGTGCGCGACGGTGCCCGCCGCCTGACGGCCCGCTGCGACCCGCGCAACGACCGGTCGTGGCGGCTGCTGGAGCGCGTCGGCATGCGCCGTGAGGGCCACGAGCGCGAGGCGGCGAGCTTCACCGACGACGCGCACGGCGACCCCGTGTGGCACGACGCCTACCTGTACGCCCAGCTGGCCCACGAACGGCCGGACGCCGCGCGCGCCGGACGCTAG
- a CDS encoding TetR/AcrR family transcriptional regulator, whose product MTGTQRREQLLDVSRRLFAEKGFDTTSVEEIASRAGVSKPVVYEHFGGKEGVYAVVVDREIQALTGALTGALEAGGHPKVMVERSALALLSYIEASEDGFRILVRDSPVAQATGTFSSLIGDVATQVEHLLGNQFKKQGLDPRTAPIYAQMLVGMVALTGQWWLDARSPKKQEVAAHLVNLAWNGLSAIERRPSLDPDGERHARRSSRSVDDE is encoded by the coding sequence ATGACCGGCACCCAGCGGCGCGAGCAGCTGCTCGACGTGTCGCGGCGGCTGTTCGCCGAGAAGGGCTTCGACACCACGAGCGTCGAGGAGATCGCGTCCCGCGCCGGGGTGTCCAAGCCCGTGGTGTACGAGCACTTCGGCGGCAAGGAGGGCGTCTACGCGGTCGTCGTCGACCGGGAGATCCAGGCGCTGACCGGGGCCCTCACGGGGGCGCTCGAGGCGGGCGGCCACCCCAAGGTCATGGTCGAGCGGTCCGCTCTCGCGCTCCTGTCGTACATCGAGGCGTCCGAGGACGGGTTCCGCATCCTCGTGCGCGACTCCCCCGTGGCGCAGGCCACCGGCACGTTCTCCAGCCTGATCGGCGACGTCGCCACGCAGGTGGAGCACCTGCTGGGCAACCAGTTCAAGAAGCAGGGCCTCGACCCGCGGACCGCGCCGATCTACGCGCAGATGCTCGTGGGCATGGTCGCGCTGACCGGCCAGTGGTGGCTCGACGCGCGCAGCCCCAAGAAGCAGGAGGTCGCCGCGCACCTGGTGAACCTCGCGTGGAACGGCCTGTCCGCGATCGAGCGGCGCCCGTCGCTCGACCCCGACGGCGAGCGCCACGCGCGGCGGTCGAGCAGGTCTGTCGACGACGAGTAA
- a CDS encoding MarR family winged helix-turn-helix transcriptional regulator, whose translation MAETDVGRPPRDEVDRIVVAWQRERPDLDVRPLTVLSRVSRLARHLDLARRSAFARHGLETWEFDVLSALRRAGAPYRLSPGALLTQTLVTSGTMTNRIDRLVEHGLVERQPSPDDRRGVLVQLTALGLTRVDQAFADLLDVERALLGDLTPEDRERLADLLREVLTPFDDAR comes from the coding sequence ATGGCGGAGACCGACGTGGGCCGCCCGCCCCGGGACGAGGTCGACCGCATCGTCGTCGCGTGGCAGCGGGAGCGGCCCGACCTGGACGTGCGACCCCTCACCGTGCTCTCGCGCGTGAGCCGGCTGGCCCGGCACCTGGACCTGGCCCGCCGCAGCGCGTTCGCCCGGCACGGGCTGGAGACGTGGGAGTTCGACGTGCTCTCGGCGCTGCGCCGCGCCGGTGCGCCGTACCGCCTGTCCCCCGGTGCGCTGCTCACGCAGACCCTCGTCACGTCGGGCACGATGACGAACCGGATCGACCGGCTCGTCGAGCACGGCCTCGTCGAGCGCCAGCCGTCCCCGGACGACCGTCGCGGCGTGCTGGTCCAGCTCACCGCGCTCGGCCTGACGCGGGTCGACCAGGCGTTCGCCGACCTGCTCGACGTCGAGCGCGCGCTGCTCGGCGACCTGACGCCGGAGGACCGCGAGCGCCTCGCGGACCTGCTCCGCGAGGTGCTCACCCCCTTCGACGACGCGCGCTGA
- a CDS encoding ABC-F family ATP-binding cassette domain-containing protein, protein MAHLLGADRVHLTLGTRTLLDHVSLGVDDGQRIGVVGPNGAGKSTLLRVLAGVQPPDEGRVTRAGGTRVALLDQRDELGTGTVLDAVHGSADAHEWASDARVRAVHAGLLADVELDADVSTLSGGQRRRVALAALLVRDDEVLVLDEPTNHLDVEGVAWLAGYLVERYARSSGALVVVTHDRWFLDAVCTRTWEVHDGVVDQYEGGYAAYVLARAERAQHAATTEAKRQNLLRKELAWLRRGAPARTSKPRFRLDAAAALIADEPPPRDSLELARTATARLGKDVLDLEDVTYTLPDGRSLLQDVTWRLGPGDRYGLVGVNGAGKSTLLRLLTGRATPTTGRVRRGKTVRVAELRQDVEDLDEVADLHVVAAVERERGTIVIGGKELTAAQLVERLGFTRERSRTLVRDLSGGERRRLQLLRLLVGEPNVLLLDEPTNDLDTDTLAAVEDLLDGWPGTLVVVSHDRYLLERVCDRQVALLGDGALRDLPGGVEEYLALRATTAPTAMAQVGASAAPAPVAPPADGPSAAQVRAARKEVTRIERRLEKIAALESGLHDRMAAQATDHAAVTALDAELRALAAERDELEAAWLEAAETAG, encoded by the coding sequence ATGGCCCACCTCCTCGGCGCTGACCGCGTCCACCTCACGCTCGGCACCCGCACCCTCCTCGACCACGTCAGCCTCGGCGTCGACGACGGGCAGCGGATCGGCGTCGTCGGCCCCAACGGCGCCGGCAAGTCCACCCTCCTGCGCGTCCTGGCCGGTGTGCAGCCGCCCGACGAGGGCCGCGTGACCCGCGCCGGCGGCACCCGCGTCGCCCTGCTCGACCAGCGCGACGAGCTCGGCACCGGCACCGTCCTCGACGCCGTGCACGGCTCCGCCGACGCGCACGAGTGGGCGTCGGACGCCCGCGTGCGCGCCGTGCACGCCGGCCTGCTCGCCGACGTCGAGCTCGACGCCGACGTCTCGACCCTCTCCGGCGGGCAGCGCCGCCGCGTCGCGCTCGCGGCCCTGCTGGTGCGCGACGACGAGGTGCTCGTGCTCGACGAGCCCACCAACCACCTCGACGTCGAGGGCGTCGCCTGGCTCGCCGGGTACCTCGTCGAGCGGTACGCGCGCTCGTCGGGCGCGCTCGTCGTCGTCACCCACGACCGCTGGTTCCTCGACGCGGTCTGCACGCGTACCTGGGAGGTCCACGACGGCGTCGTCGACCAGTACGAGGGCGGGTACGCCGCCTACGTCCTGGCCCGCGCCGAGCGCGCCCAGCACGCCGCGACCACCGAGGCCAAGCGGCAGAACCTGCTGCGCAAGGAGCTCGCGTGGCTGCGCCGCGGCGCGCCCGCCCGCACGTCCAAGCCCCGGTTCCGGCTCGACGCCGCCGCCGCGCTGATCGCCGACGAGCCGCCGCCGCGCGACAGCCTCGAGCTCGCGCGCACCGCTACGGCCCGGCTCGGCAAGGACGTGCTCGACCTCGAGGACGTCACGTACACGCTGCCCGACGGGCGCAGCCTCCTCCAGGACGTCACGTGGCGCCTGGGCCCCGGCGACCGGTACGGGCTCGTCGGCGTCAACGGCGCCGGCAAGTCCACGCTGCTGCGCCTGCTCACCGGCCGCGCCACCCCCACCACGGGCCGGGTCCGCCGCGGCAAGACCGTGCGCGTGGCCGAGCTGCGCCAGGACGTCGAGGACCTCGACGAGGTCGCCGACCTGCACGTCGTCGCGGCCGTCGAGCGCGAGCGCGGCACCATCGTCATCGGCGGCAAGGAGCTCACCGCCGCCCAGCTCGTCGAGCGCCTCGGGTTCACCCGCGAGCGCTCCCGCACCCTGGTGCGCGACCTGTCCGGCGGCGAGCGCCGCCGCCTGCAGCTCCTGCGCCTGCTCGTCGGCGAGCCCAACGTGCTGCTCCTCGACGAGCCGACCAACGACCTCGACACCGACACCCTCGCCGCGGTCGAGGACCTCCTCGACGGGTGGCCCGGCACGCTCGTCGTCGTCTCCCACGACCGGTACCTGCTCGAGCGGGTCTGCGACCGGCAGGTCGCCCTGCTCGGCGACGGCGCCCTGCGCGACCTGCCCGGCGGCGTGGAGGAGTACCTGGCGCTGCGCGCGACCACGGCCCCCACGGCGATGGCCCAGGTCGGGGCCTCGGCAGCGCCAGCGCCCGTCGCGCCGCCCGCGGACGGGCCGAGCGCCGCGCAGGTCCGCGCCGCCCGCAAGGAGGTCACCCGCATCGAGCGACGCCTGGAGAAGATCGCCGCGCTCGAGTCCGGCCTGCACGACCGGATGGCCGCGCAGGCCACCGACCACGCCGCGGTCACGGCCCTCGACGCCGAGCTGCGCGCCCTGGCCGCCGAGCGCGACGAGCTCGAGGCCGCCTGGCTCGAGGCCGCCGAGACGGCCGGCTGA
- a CDS encoding carbonic anhydrase, with amino-acid sequence MSRPRPLVLVLTAGVLALTGCTSADPAQPSAEASTAAASAGAAAGAAAGTEHVEFTYAGAEGPEHWGELADDFATCADGTAQSPIDLTDATAIQVPDLALDYGTAGVVLTDNGHTVQADEEPGAAALTVDGHVYELAQFHLHEPAEHTVDGTTYDAELHLVHKDADGAIAVVGVLLTVGAENEALAPYFDALPTQVGETAEVPALDLAAVLPTDRSSYRYSGSLTTPPCTEGVSWFVLATPVEVSADQLAAFRSVIEPNNRPVQDGHGRDLVLDATD; translated from the coding sequence ATGTCCCGTCCCCGTCCCCTCGTCCTCGTGCTCACCGCGGGCGTGCTCGCCCTGACGGGCTGCACGTCTGCCGACCCGGCGCAGCCCTCGGCCGAGGCCTCGACCGCAGCCGCCTCGGCCGGCGCCGCGGCCGGCGCCGCGGCCGGCACGGAGCACGTCGAGTTCACGTACGCCGGGGCCGAGGGCCCCGAGCACTGGGGTGAGCTGGCCGACGACTTCGCGACCTGCGCCGACGGCACCGCCCAGTCCCCCATCGACCTGACGGACGCCACTGCGATCCAGGTGCCCGACCTGGCGCTCGACTACGGCACCGCCGGGGTCGTGCTGACCGACAACGGGCACACCGTGCAGGCCGACGAGGAGCCCGGCGCGGCGGCGCTGACGGTCGACGGGCACGTGTACGAGCTCGCGCAGTTCCACCTGCACGAGCCCGCCGAGCACACGGTCGACGGCACCACCTACGACGCCGAGCTGCACCTCGTGCACAAGGACGCGGACGGCGCGATCGCCGTGGTCGGCGTGCTGCTCACCGTGGGCGCGGAGAACGAGGCGCTCGCCCCGTACTTCGACGCGCTGCCCACGCAGGTCGGGGAGACCGCCGAGGTGCCGGCGCTGGACCTCGCGGCCGTGCTGCCGACGGACCGCTCGTCCTACCGGTACAGCGGCTCGCTGACCACGCCGCCGTGCACGGAGGGCGTCAGCTGGTTCGTGCTGGCCACGCCCGTCGAGGTGTCCGCCGACCAGCTCGCGGCGTTCCGCTCGGTGATCGAGCCGAACAACCGGCCGGTGCAGGACGGCCACGGTCGCGACCTCGTGCTCGACGCGACCGACTGA
- a CDS encoding ABC transporter permease codes for MSTPEPAAQARTAPRPPSSARAALLVAEREITSQVRSKSFLISTAVLLVGILVAIVVSAVLSGRDTDDAPVAVVASVASSLAGVEGLDVTEVADRQAAEEAVRSGDVDAAVVPGPEPLGVAVLALDSAPDAVMGALTVTPEVELLDPAAAEGGVRYLITFAFGLVFMMSAIGFGSTIAQNTVTEKQTRIVEILLSAVPARALLAGKILGNSALALAQTAAIVAMSVIGLVVTGQDDLLTLVGAPMAWFVLFFAVGFVLLAAIFAASASLVSRVEDTGAVLQPAIWLTMVPYFLVVFFNDNDLVLRIMSFVPFTAPVGMPVRLFLGDAAWWEPIAALAVLVVSTFGVIAVAARMYERSVLRMGGRVGFREALAAGGDA; via the coding sequence ATGAGCACGCCCGAGCCGGCCGCGCAGGCCCGCACCGCCCCCCGTCCGCCGTCCAGCGCCCGCGCGGCGCTGCTGGTCGCCGAGCGGGAGATCACCTCGCAGGTCCGCAGCAAGTCGTTCCTCATCTCGACCGCGGTGCTGCTGGTCGGCATCCTCGTCGCGATCGTCGTGTCCGCGGTCCTCTCGGGCCGGGACACCGACGACGCCCCGGTCGCCGTGGTCGCGTCGGTCGCGTCGTCGCTGGCGGGCGTCGAGGGGCTCGACGTCACCGAGGTCGCCGACCGGCAGGCCGCCGAGGAGGCCGTGCGCTCCGGCGACGTCGACGCCGCGGTCGTGCCCGGCCCCGAGCCGCTGGGCGTGGCGGTGCTCGCCCTGGACTCCGCGCCCGACGCGGTGATGGGTGCCCTCACGGTGACCCCGGAGGTCGAGCTGCTCGACCCGGCCGCGGCCGAGGGCGGCGTGCGCTACCTCATCACCTTCGCGTTCGGCCTGGTGTTCATGATGTCGGCCATCGGGTTCGGCTCGACGATCGCGCAGAACACCGTCACCGAGAAGCAGACCCGCATCGTAGAGATCCTGCTGTCCGCCGTCCCGGCACGGGCGCTGCTCGCGGGCAAGATCCTCGGCAACAGCGCGCTCGCCCTGGCGCAGACCGCGGCGATCGTCGCGATGTCCGTCATCGGGCTCGTGGTCACCGGCCAGGACGACCTGCTGACCCTCGTGGGGGCGCCGATGGCCTGGTTCGTGCTGTTCTTCGCGGTCGGGTTCGTGCTGCTGGCGGCGATCTTCGCGGCCAGCGCGTCCCTGGTCTCGCGGGTCGAGGACACCGGGGCGGTGCTGCAGCCGGCGATCTGGCTGACGATGGTGCCGTACTTCCTGGTCGTCTTCTTCAACGACAACGACCTGGTGCTGCGGATCATGTCGTTCGTGCCGTTCACCGCGCCGGTGGGCATGCCGGTGCGGCTGTTCCTCGGCGACGCGGCATGGTGGGAGCCGATCGCGGCGCTCGCCGTGCTGGTGGTCTCGACGTTCGGCGTCATCGCCGTGGCGGCCCGCATGTACGAGCGGTCGGTGCTGCGGATGGGCGGGCGCGTCGGGTTCCGTGAGGCCCTCGCGGCCGGCGGCGACGCCTGA
- a CDS encoding ABC transporter ATP-binding protein: MLELRGIGRSFGDRRVLDDVSFTVGRGRLTGFVGGNGAGKTTTMRIILGVLAAHSGTVTFDGRPVDASRFGYMPEERGLYPKMKLAEHLTYLARLHGFDKHVASGKAHALIDRLGLAERADDPVENLSLGNQQRAQVAAALVHDPEVLVLDEPFSGLDPMAVEVVQGVLSERAAQGVPVLFSSHQLDVVERLCDDLVIIAGGKVRAAGPREELRRAHGTERHELVVDGDLGWLRDRPGVRVDELAGGAATFEADAATAQEVLRAAFAAGPVRTFAPVRPTLAEIFREVIADEPDPADVAAATGTPVEVAR, encoded by the coding sequence ATGCTCGAGCTGCGAGGGATCGGGCGCTCGTTCGGCGACCGGCGCGTGCTCGACGACGTGAGCTTCACGGTCGGCCGGGGGCGGCTGACGGGGTTCGTCGGGGGCAACGGCGCCGGCAAGACGACGACGATGCGGATCATCCTGGGCGTGCTGGCCGCGCACTCGGGGACCGTGACGTTCGACGGGCGGCCGGTGGACGCGTCGCGGTTCGGGTACATGCCCGAGGAGCGGGGCCTGTACCCGAAGATGAAGCTGGCCGAGCACCTGACGTACCTGGCGCGGCTGCACGGGTTCGACAAGCACGTCGCGTCGGGCAAGGCGCACGCGCTGATCGACCGCCTCGGCCTGGCCGAGCGCGCCGACGACCCGGTGGAGAACCTGTCGCTGGGCAACCAGCAGCGCGCGCAGGTCGCCGCGGCGCTGGTCCACGACCCCGAGGTGCTGGTGCTCGACGAGCCGTTCTCCGGGCTCGACCCCATGGCCGTCGAGGTCGTGCAGGGCGTGCTGTCGGAGCGGGCCGCGCAGGGCGTGCCCGTGCTGTTCTCCTCGCACCAGCTCGACGTCGTCGAGCGGCTGTGCGATGACCTCGTCATCATCGCCGGCGGGAAGGTCCGCGCGGCGGGCCCGCGCGAGGAGCTGCGGCGCGCGCACGGCACCGAGCGGCACGAGCTCGTCGTCGACGGCGACCTCGGCTGGCTGCGCGACCGGCCCGGGGTGCGGGTCGACGAGCTCGCCGGCGGCGCGGCGACGTTCGAGGCCGACGCCGCGACCGCGCAGGAGGTGCTGCGCGCCGCCTTCGCCGCAGGCCCCGTGCGCACCTTCGCCCCGGTCCGCCCGACGCTCGCGGAGATCTTCCGCGAGGTCATCGCCGACGAACCCGACCCCGCCGACGTCGCCGCCGCGACCGGCACCCCCGTGGAGGTGGCCCGATGA